One genomic window of Enterobacteriaceae endosymbiont of Donacia crassipes includes the following:
- the serC gene encoding 3-phosphoserine/phosphohydroxythreonine transaminase, with protein MKKIFNFSPGPATLPYEVLKQAQDELINWNNLNFSVMEISHRSNDFINLLQNIKQDLRELINIPSQYDILFCQGGARTQFAAIPMNLLFYNETADYANIGHWSLQAIKEAKKYCVPNIINPVKKKNGIFYIKKMEDWILNKNSKYIHYCPNETIEGIAINQEPTLENKIIIADLSSSILAKEIDIKNYGLIYASTQKNLGTSGLTLIIIRKDLIFNNRKKRQEIPSVLDYQIISKYNSMFNTPPTFSLYLSGLILKWLKKIGGIKYISQINKQKSTLLYSAIDNSNFYINKIEPCNRSITNITFYLKDKKKEKIFLQKAQENGLFYLKGHKVVGGIRASIYNAMPIEGVKILIDFMNDFEKNYV; from the coding sequence ATGAAAAAAATATTTAATTTTAGTCCTGGACCTGCTACTTTACCTTATGAAGTTTTAAAACAAGCACAAGATGAATTAATAAATTGGAATAATCTAAATTTTTCAGTTATGGAAATTAGTCATCGTAGTAATGATTTTATCAATTTACTACAAAATATTAAACAAGATTTACGTGAGTTAATTAATATTCCATCACAATATGATATATTATTTTGTCAAGGAGGAGCTAGAACACAATTTGCAGCAATACCTATGAATTTATTATTTTATAATGAAACAGCTGATTATGCAAATATTGGTCATTGGTCTTTGCAAGCAATAAAAGAAGCAAAAAAGTATTGTGTACCTAATATTATTAATCCAGTAAAAAAAAAAAATGGTATATTTTATATAAAAAAAATGGAAGATTGGATTCTAAATAAAAATTCAAAATATATACATTATTGTCCTAACGAAACTATAGAAGGTATTGCAATTAATCAAGAACCTACATTAGAAAATAAAATTATTATAGCAGATTTATCATCTTCAATTCTTGCAAAAGAAATAGATATAAAGAATTATGGATTAATATATGCTAGTACACAAAAAAATCTTGGTACATCTGGATTAACTTTGATAATTATAAGAAAAGATCTAATATTTAATAATCGTAAAAAACGCCAAGAAATACCTTCGGTATTAGATTACCAAATAATTTCTAAATACAATTCAATGTTTAATACACCTCCTACATTTTCGTTATACTTATCTGGATTAATTTTAAAATGGTTAAAAAAAATAGGTGGAATAAAATATATTAGTCAAATAAATAAACAAAAATCAACATTACTTTATTCTGCTATAGATAATAGTAATTTTTATATAAATAAAATAGAACCTTGTAACAGATCTATAACAAATATTACTTTTTACTTAAAAGATAAAAAAAAAGAAAAAATTTTTTTACAAAAAGCTCAAGAAAATGGATTATTTTATTTAAAAGGACATAAAGTTGTAGGAGGTATAAGAGCATCTATATATAATGCTATGCCTATAGAAGGCGTAAAAATATTAATAGATTTTATGAATGATTTTGAAAAAAATTATGTATAA
- a CDS encoding MBL fold metallo-hydrolase produces the protein MKYKIIPVTNFYQNCYLIWCKKTFNAALIDPGGEYKKILNVLKKYKLKIKKILITHCHLDHIGAAYILSKILNIPILGPHKNDIFWLKNIKLQNKLFNLPHCIFINNIWLKNKQNIFIGKINFQVYHCPGHTPGHIIFFNKSNKIMISGDIIFKNSVGRTDLPKSNFYVLKNSIKKMTFLLKNKKDIIILPGHGEKTSFYREIKNNMYLK, from the coding sequence ATGAAATATAAAATTATTCCTGTTACAAATTTTTATCAAAATTGTTATTTAATATGGTGTAAAAAAACATTTAATGCAGCACTTATTGATCCTGGAGGAGAATATAAAAAAATTTTAAATGTATTAAAAAAATATAAATTAAAAATAAAAAAAATTTTGATTACTCATTGCCATTTAGATCATATTGGTGCAGCTTATATTTTATCTAAAATATTAAATATACCTATTTTAGGTCCTCATAAAAATGATATTTTTTGGTTAAAAAATATAAAATTACAAAATAAACTTTTTAATCTTCCACATTGTATATTTATAAATAATATATGGTTAAAAAATAAACAAAATATTTTTATAGGTAAAATTAATTTTCAAGTATATCATTGTCCTGGTCATACTCCAGGTCATATAATTTTTTTTAATAAATCTAATAAAATTATGATTTCAGGTGATATTATTTTTAAAAATAGCGTGGGTAGAACAGATTTACCAAAAAGTAATTTTTATGTTTTAAAAAATTCTATAAAAAAGATGACGTTTTTATTAAAAAATAAAAAAGATATTATTATATTACCAGGTCATGGAGAAAAAACTTCTTTTTATAGAGAAATAAAAAATAATATGTATTTAAAATAA
- the aroA gene encoding 3-phosphoshikimate 1-carboxyvinyltransferase yields the protein MKNILILKPVHKIQGSITLPGSKSISNRVLLLSAIAKGNTKLVNLLNSDDVKYMLKTLQRLGISYNLSNNKTNCFIIGNNGYFKPKKKIKLFLGNAGTVIRPLTALLSLNNQCDVILTGEPRMKERPIKHLVDTLKSGGAKIKYIEKKYFPPIHLKGGFQNYYNNNLIIDGSISSQFLTSLLIISPLLNNNTLINVKGNLVSKPYIDITIKLMKIFGINVQNNNYKQFKIIGKQTYISPKKYIIEGDASSASYFLAAAAIKGGTVLLKNLNKKSIQGDIKYVNILKKMGAIISYGPNYISCTKNTLKSINMDLNDIPDVAMTLAIVGLFAKGTTIIKNIYNWRVKETDRLIAMSNELKKTGANIITGKDFIIIKPPKYIKKTVIETYNDHRIAMCFSLLSLSNNSVSIINPNCTSKTYPKFFTEFKKISIYH from the coding sequence ATGAAAAATATTTTAATTTTAAAACCAGTACATAAAATTCAAGGTTCTATAACTTTACCTGGATCAAAAAGCATTTCAAATAGAGTTTTATTATTATCTGCTATAGCAAAAGGAAATACTAAATTAGTAAATTTATTAAATAGTGATGATGTAAAATACATGTTAAAAACATTACAACGATTAGGAATTAGTTATAATTTATCAAATAATAAAACAAATTGTTTTATTATAGGTAATAATGGATATTTTAAACCTAAAAAAAAAATAAAATTATTTTTAGGAAATGCAGGAACTGTAATAAGACCATTAACAGCATTATTATCATTAAATAATCAATGTGATGTTATTTTAACAGGGGAACCTCGGATGAAAGAACGACCTATTAAACATCTTGTAGATACATTAAAAAGTGGTGGTGCTAAAATTAAATATATAGAAAAAAAATATTTTCCACCTATACATTTAAAAGGAGGTTTCCAAAATTATTATAATAATAATCTTATAATAGATGGTTCTATTTCTAGTCAATTTTTAACTTCTTTATTAATTATAAGCCCATTATTAAATAATAATACATTAATTAATGTAAAAGGTAATTTAGTATCAAAACCATATATAGATATAACTATTAAATTAATGAAAATTTTTGGTATTAATGTACAAAATAATAATTATAAACAATTTAAAATTATTGGCAAACAAACATATATTTCTCCAAAAAAATATATTATAGAAGGGGATGCATCTTCTGCATCATATTTTTTAGCAGCAGCTGCAATTAAAGGAGGTACTGTATTATTAAAAAATTTAAATAAAAAAAGTATTCAAGGAGATATAAAATATGTTAATATTTTAAAAAAAATGGGAGCCATAATATCTTATGGCCCTAATTATATTAGTTGTACAAAAAATACTTTAAAATCTATTAATATGGATTTAAATGATATTCCAGATGTAGCTATGACATTAGCTATAGTTGGTTTATTTGCTAAAGGAACTACAATTATTAAAAATATATATAATTGGCGAGTAAAAGAAACTGATCGTCTTATAGCAATGTCTAATGAATTAAAAAAAACTGGAGCTAATATTATTACAGGTAAAGATTTTATTATAATAAAACCTCCTAAATATATAAAAAAAACTGTTATTGAAACTTATAATGATCATCGTATAGCTATGTGTTTTTCATTATTATCATTATCAAATAATTCTGTAAGTATTATTAATCCTAATTGTACTTCTAAGACATATCCAAAATTTTTTACAGAATTTAAAAAAATTAGTATTTATCATTAA
- the rpsA gene encoding 30S ribosomal protein S1, with protein sequence MNECFAKLFEKSLKNKIINLGSIIPGIVIAIEKDIVLVDAGLKSESYIPITQFKNIKGELEIKIGDIVDVSLDSIEDGFGETILSREKAKRHEAWLFLEQANINKNNIKGIINGKVKGGFTVDLNSIRAFLPGSLIDIRPIRDTSHLEGKELDFKVIKLDKKRNNVVISRKAVIESENSVERNLLLNTIYEGMKINGLVKNLTDYGAFVDLGGVDGLLHITDMAWKRVKHPSEIVNIGDNIKVKILKFDKEKVRVSLGLKQLGEDPWKSISKRYPENSKLIGRVTNLTDYGCFVEIEEGIEGLVHVSEMDWTNKNVHPTKIVSINNKVEVMVLDIDEERRRISLGIKQCTINPWLEFAKNYKKGDHVNGKIKSITDFGIFIGLNGGIDGLVHLSDLSWINNGENEIHKYKKNENITAILLQVDPERERISLGIKQLIEDPLNYYFIEYKKNNLVTGTIINIDNKNIKLKFNNGIFGNVKLNEYKNYKIENIIKYFKIGQKLEGKINNIDRKTRIVNVIINIKLIENKIIKKNNNNFSNIMTEAFKAAKKCE encoded by the coding sequence ATGAATGAATGTTTTGCTAAATTATTTGAAAAATCACTAAAAAATAAAATTATTAATTTAGGATCAATTATTCCCGGAATCGTTATTGCTATTGAAAAAGATATTGTTTTAGTAGATGCAGGATTAAAATCAGAATCTTATATTCCAATTACACAATTTAAAAATATAAAAGGTGAACTTGAAATAAAAATAGGAGATATTGTAGATGTATCATTAGATTCAATAGAAGATGGGTTTGGTGAAACCATTTTATCTAGAGAAAAAGCAAAAAGACATGAAGCATGGTTATTTTTAGAACAAGCTAATATAAATAAAAATAATATTAAAGGTATTATTAATGGCAAAGTTAAGGGAGGATTTACAGTAGATCTTAATAGTATTAGAGCTTTTTTACCAGGTTCTTTAATTGATATTAGACCAATTAGAGATACTTCTCATCTAGAAGGTAAAGAATTAGATTTTAAAGTTATAAAATTAGATAAAAAAAGAAATAATGTAGTTATATCTAGAAAAGCAGTAATAGAATCAGAAAATAGTGTTGAAAGAAATTTATTGCTTAATACTATATATGAAGGAATGAAAATAAATGGATTAGTAAAAAATCTTACTGATTATGGAGCATTTGTTGATTTAGGTGGTGTTGATGGACTTTTACATATTACAGATATGGCATGGAAAAGAGTAAAACATCCTAGTGAAATTGTAAATATTGGAGATAATATTAAAGTTAAAATATTAAAATTTGATAAAGAAAAAGTACGAGTATCATTAGGGTTAAAACAATTAGGAGAAGATCCATGGAAATCTATATCTAAACGTTATCCAGAAAATAGCAAATTAATAGGTCGTGTAACTAATTTAACAGATTATGGATGTTTTGTAGAAATTGAAGAAGGTATTGAAGGATTAGTACATGTATCTGAAATGGACTGGACAAATAAAAATGTACATCCTACAAAAATAGTATCTATTAATAATAAAGTTGAAGTTATGGTGTTAGATATTGATGAAGAAAGAAGAAGAATTTCTTTAGGAATTAAACAATGTACTATTAATCCTTGGTTAGAATTTGCTAAAAATTATAAAAAAGGTGACCATGTTAATGGTAAAATTAAATCAATTACAGATTTTGGAATTTTTATTGGTTTAAATGGAGGTATAGATGGTTTAGTACATTTGTCTGATTTATCATGGATAAATAATGGAGAAAATGAAATACATAAATATAAAAAAAATGAAAATATTACTGCTATACTTTTACAAGTAGATCCAGAAAGAGAAAGAATTTCTTTAGGAATTAAACAATTAATAGAAGATCCTTTAAATTATTATTTTATAGAGTATAAGAAAAATAATTTAGTTACAGGTACTATTATAAATATAGATAATAAAAATATTAAATTAAAATTTAATAATGGTATATTCGGTAATGTTAAATTAAATGAATATAAAAATTATAAAATTGAAAACATTATAAAATATTTTAAAATAGGGCAAAAATTAGAAGGTAAAATCAATAATATTGATCGTAAAACTAGAATAGTTAATGTAATTATTAATATTAAATTAATAGAAAATAAAATCATAAAAAAAAATAATAATAATTTTTCTAATATTATGACAGAAGCTTTTAAAGCAGCAAAAAAATGTGAATAA
- a CDS encoding porin: MRCNIFKILIPLLFSISIVHANEIYNKNGQKMDLYGSLEITKTYANNNANILKKYQNTISNVILGFKGITNIFNNIYGYTQFEYSLPINQKEIDNNVFPSIRLGLIGLSFNNGNNSIDFGRNYGILYDATSYAKKSLFFTDDFMYNNNDKFMFGRTNNLITYRNKNFFNLIKGLDFTLQYKGLSFFKENNDYNDDKNLEKNLFIDKEKNRQGWGTSIKYKLGDSGISFIGAYFNALKINNKSNIINKIIFVKEKNINHEQENDKKSNAIKAFSIGVKYEKNNIYLAAVFSEAQNSLIYLADYEYLFANKIRNLEVIGQYKFSNELKTIVSYVQSEGNNIPMGRHFDGGNVNFVKYVSIDTIYKFSKNLSAYISYRINLLSKNNRYINTNHIFHHNLFGIGLIYKF; the protein is encoded by the coding sequence ATGAGATGTAATATATTTAAAATTTTAATACCTTTATTATTTTCAATTAGTATTGTTCATGCTAACGAAATTTATAATAAAAATGGACAAAAAATGGATTTATATGGATCTTTAGAAATTACTAAAACTTATGCTAATAACAATGCAAATATTTTAAAAAAATATCAAAATACTATATCAAATGTTATTTTAGGATTCAAAGGAATAACAAATATATTTAATAATATTTACGGTTATACTCAATTTGAGTATAGTTTACCAATAAATCAAAAAGAAATAGATAATAATGTTTTTCCATCAATACGATTAGGATTAATTGGTTTAAGTTTTAATAATGGTAATAATTCTATAGATTTTGGAAGAAATTATGGAATATTATATGATGCAACCTCTTATGCAAAAAAAAGTTTATTTTTTACAGATGATTTTATGTACAATAATAATGATAAATTTATGTTTGGAAGAACAAATAATCTTATAACATATAGAAATAAAAATTTTTTTAATTTAATTAAAGGATTAGATTTTACTTTACAATATAAAGGATTATCTTTTTTCAAAGAAAATAATGATTATAATGATGATAAAAACTTAGAAAAAAATCTTTTCATAGATAAAGAAAAAAATAGACAAGGATGGGGAACTTCTATTAAATATAAATTAGGTGATTCTGGAATAAGTTTTATAGGTGCATATTTTAATGCTTTAAAAATAAACAATAAAAGTAATATAATTAATAAAATTATTTTTGTAAAAGAAAAAAATATTAATCATGAACAAGAAAATGATAAAAAAAGTAATGCAATAAAAGCTTTTTCTATTGGAGTTAAATATGAAAAAAATAATATTTATCTAGCTGCTGTATTTAGTGAAGCACAGAATTCATTAATATATTTAGCTGATTATGAATATTTATTTGCTAATAAAATTAGAAATTTAGAAGTTATTGGTCAGTATAAATTTAGTAATGAATTAAAAACTATCGTTTCTTATGTCCAATCAGAAGGAAATAACATACCTATGGGAAGACATTTTGATGGAGGAAATGTAAATTTTGTTAAATATGTATCTATTGATACAATATATAAATTTAGTAAAAATTTATCTGCTTATATAAGTTATCGTATTAATTTATTAAGTAAAAATAATAGATATATAAATACAAATCATATTTTTCATCATAATTTATTTGGAATTGGTTTAATTTATAAATTTTAA